Below is a genomic region from Miniphocaeibacter halophilus.
TCATATTAAATATTTAAAAGGCTTTCTCTTTAATAAAATAAGGGAAGCGGAAGAAAAAAATGTTGATGTTTTTTTAGATATATCTGATTATATTGAAAATATTAATATTAAAAATGTCGATTTAATTCGAATATTGGGAATTATACTGGACAACGCTATTGAAGAAGTGGAAAGCCTTGGACAAGGAAAAGTTAGTGTCGTTTTTCTTACTACAAAAACCTCCAAGATTATTATTGTAGAGAATAACAGTAGAAAAAATATACAGAAATTATTTGAATTAAAAAAGGAAGGTTTTTCCACAAAAGGTAGCAACCGTGGTTTAGGTCTTTCTATTTTAGATGAAATACTTTCAAAATATAAAAACATTACCCATGAAATACAAATAGAAAACAATAAGTTTTTACACAAATTAGAAATAAAGGATTAAAAAATGCAAAAGATTTATATTTGTGAAGATGACATTACTCAACTTCAAGAATTAAAAGAATACATTACAAATTTCACCTTGCTGCAGGGTTATGACATGGCTGTAGATCTAGCTACTACTAATCCGGATGAACTAATAGAGCATATTAGAAAAAACAAAGTACTTGGCGGTATTTATTTTTTAGATATTAACCTACACCATAAATTAACAGGATTTAGTTTAGGAAATAAAATAAAACAAATTGATGAATCTTCAAAAATTATTATCGTAACAGGCTACGAAGAATTTTCCAACTTAACCTTCAAATACAAGGTTGAAGCTATGGACTATATATTAAAATCAAACCCGGTAAATATGAAAAAACGCATAAGTGAATGTTTAAATACAATAGTAGAAAGAGCTGTTGAAAATCCAAATATTAGTAGAAATGTCTTTAAATTTAAAGATGGGGACATAATCAGATTTATTAACTATAAGGACATAATGTTCTTTGAAACCTCAACTACACCCCATAAAATTAAAATCCATCTGGATAATGGAATAATTGAGTTTTATGGGAAGATTAAAGAAATTGTAAATGAAGAACTGGGATTAATTAAATGTCATGAATCCATAGTAGTAAATAAATACAATATATCTGAAATTAACAGAAAAACCAGAACAATAAGAATGAAAAATGGTGAAGAAACAATTTGTTCCACAAGATTAATAAAAAATTTATTGGATTAAGTCTAAATATATATTTAAACTTAATCCAATTTAAGTATAATCAAAAATTAATTTTAAATTATAAAATAAAACTACTGTATTTTACTTTGTGCTTCTATACATATTACTCTTTCCAAAATATCATCTCTCATACAGTATACTTTACCTGCTAAATTAGGGATGACACAAGCATGATTTGGAATAATATTTATTTTATCGCCAATTTCAAAAGATATTGGATTTTCAGATTTTAAATATCCATGCTCTTCATTTAATTTATGAATTATTATTGAAGGATCTTCTTTTATATATCCGTAACCTTCTCTAAATCCAACTAAATCACTACTTAAAGTCTTAGTTCCAGCATCTATAATAGCAGTATTTTCATCCGGTCTGGAAATAACTGTTGCCAAAATAGTTAGAGCACATTTTTCTTCCGGAATTACTCCTGTAGTAAGTTGAGCGCAGTCATTAAAAATATAATTTCCCGCTCTTGCTTCTGTTATTCCCTTAAGTTCTTTTGGAAATCTTACAGAAAATGAACTTCCACCACTTAAAATATCCATTTTAAATCCTATCTCTTCTAAGGATTTTGCTGCAGATACTATTTCTTCAGATTCCCTTTTACTTCTTTCTTCCATGGCTTTAATGTCTTTCAAGCCATAAATATCTCCACCATAATATAGGATTCCTTGCACTTCTATTCCGGCTAAGTCCTTTATATTTTTCCCAAATTCCACAAGTGGTTCTCCTAAAGGAACACCACCTCTAAATATTCCACCATCTACTTCTATTAATACAGGTATTTTTATATTTAACTTTAACCCAAGCTCTGATAGATCATTAGCTCCCTTTATAGAATTTATAACAGTTCTAATAGTAAGTCCTTTTCTTTTTAAAAGTTTTTCATAACCTTCTAGTTTTTCTTCACCTATTACAGGAAAAGCTAATAAAATATCTGATATTCCACCATTGGCCATAACTTCTGCTTCACCTAAAGTCGCTACAGTAATACCTTCTGCTCCTAATTTTTGCTGAAGTTGGGCTAAATAAACAGATTTATGAACTTTAATATGAGGTCTATGTGCTATTCCTTGTTCCTTTAAATTATTAACTATTTCTTTTATGTTTTCTTCAACTTGATTCATGTTTATATGAACTGCTGGTGTGTTTAATTCTGACATATTAATACTCCTTAATCCAATTTATCTACTATAACTTTTATCCTCATCGGTTTCTCTTATTTCATTTAAATACTTATATAATGTATATTTAGATATTTTTAAATAATCACATGCTATATCTCCTGATTTGGAAATTAAGAAAAATCCCTTTTTATCTAAAAAAGTCAAAACTTCTATTTTATCCTCTTTTGACATATCTTCCACAGATTTATTTAATAATGCCTTTGCCTCTTTTATAAAATGTTCTGTTAAATCTTCTACACTGCTGGCAAATACCTCATTGATTTCCTTGTCGGGAGTATACATTGTTATATTTTCTACAGACTTACCTATATTTAAATAATCAGATATATCCGTATTTATACAGAGGGAACCTATTACCTCATTATTGTCATTTCTAAAATAATATGTTGATGAACGTAATACTTTTCCATCCTTGGTTTTTGTAAAATAACAGTAACTATCTCCTGTTTGTTTATTTGTATTTTTTCTAATTACTTCTAGGCCTAAATTAGTTCCACCATCTCCTATTTTTCTTCCTGTTATATGACCATTTTCTATTGCTACAACTGAATTATTATAATCATGATAAACATGATCATGTAAAATCACTTCTGTTTTTGGTCCAAATTGAGATGCTAACATCTTTACCAATCTACTTAAATTATCTATATCATCCATTACACTTTTCATTATATTCTCCTCTATACTATTTAAATTATTATTACTAGTATATTATCATTAACATAATTTTAATAAAAGCGTATATTTATATACGCTTTTATTAAAGTGTTTCTGGATTTCTAGTATCCATTATTTCTTTCATTCTCTCTTCATGAGTTAATATTTTATTTTTAGTAGCTAATGATACGACAACTACCAATACTAAAGATATTATTGTTGCTGGAATTGAAGGTCCTTTAAATGTATTTAAGATAAAGTCATTTACAGCCGGTACTAATAAGAATACTATTCCAAAACCAGTTCCACCAACAACTGCTGCTATTCCTCCCTGCCAAGTAGCTTTTTTCCATAAAGCACCTACAAACATAGCTACTGAAACTCCAGGTATAATTGATCCTATTACATTTGTTATATAGCTCATAACATCATTGGCAAATAATGTTGCAACAAATGCAAGGGCTAAGGTACCAACTGTAGCAACTCTACTCCAAACTGTCATTTTCTTTTCAGAAATATGTTTTCCACCTGTAACTATTGGATAAACATCTGTTAAAAGTATATTTACAGCTGCTATAGCATCTGAATCACCTGATGATAGTGTTGCAGATAAGCCTGAGATCATAAATACTAATCCCAATGCAGGCCCCAATACAGAAGTTGCTATATAGGTAAAGGAGAAGTCCGGATTATTCAATACTTCAGTAGCATTATTTTTTGTAGCAATTACATAAGCTGCCATACCTATTATTGCTGGTAAAAATGAAAATATAAATAATGCAATTCCTGACATACTTAAAGCTTTACATGCGGATTTATCGTCTTTAGATGTGTATATTCTAAGCCTGTAAGTAGGTGTTCCTCCCATTGGTATTGCTATTGAGAATATCAAATTTATTAGCCCCATGACACCTAGTGTCTTTACTCCGTATAAGCTTAAATTACCAGCATTTCCTGTTGCAGTAATAACATCTTTAATATTAGTCCAACCGCCTGCC
It encodes:
- a CDS encoding LytR/AlgR family response regulator transcription factor, whose translation is MQKIYICEDDITQLQELKEYITNFTLLQGYDMAVDLATTNPDELIEHIRKNKVLGGIYFLDINLHHKLTGFSLGNKIKQIDESSKIIIVTGYEEFSNLTFKYKVEAMDYILKSNPVNMKKRISECLNTIVERAVENPNISRNVFKFKDGDIIRFINYKDIMFFETSTTPHKIKIHLDNGIIEFYGKIKEIVNEELGLIKCHESIVVNKYNISEINRKTRTIRMKNGEETICSTRLIKNLLD
- a CDS encoding alanine racemase, which gives rise to MSELNTPAVHINMNQVEENIKEIVNNLKEQGIAHRPHIKVHKSVYLAQLQQKLGAEGITVATLGEAEVMANGGISDILLAFPVIGEEKLEGYEKLLKRKGLTIRTVINSIKGANDLSELGLKLNIKIPVLIEVDGGIFRGGVPLGEPLVEFGKNIKDLAGIEVQGILYYGGDIYGLKDIKAMEERSKRESEEIVSAAKSLEEIGFKMDILSGGSSFSVRFPKELKGITEARAGNYIFNDCAQLTTGVIPEEKCALTILATVISRPDENTAIIDAGTKTLSSDLVGFREGYGYIKEDPSIIIHKLNEEHGYLKSENPISFEIGDKINIIPNHACVIPNLAGKVYCMRDDILERVICIEAQSKIQ
- a CDS encoding sodium:solute symporter family protein encodes the protein MAGTKYATFFIIGFVIYTALMIFIGWYSSRGKSSGSDYLTGGGNLPIFLIFGTMGATLIGTGSSIGATANGFRSGWAGAAYGLGAALGIFVLVWFTKKMKLRSRGFTTMTEEAMYHYNGSQQMRMVMAIMMFIIEIVWLGNHMNGGATYLSFITGIDMVYAKLIMVLGFSIYILIGGYLAVVWTDFIQFIIICVGFVAITVVALSKAGGWTNIKDVITATGNAGNLSLYGVKTLGVMGLINLIFSIAIPMGGTPTYRLRIYTSKDDKSACKALSMSGIALFIFSFLPAIIGMAAYVIATKNNATEVLNNPDFSFTYIATSVLGPALGLVFMISGLSATLSSGDSDAIAAVNILLTDVYPIVTGGKHISEKKMTVWSRVATVGTLALAFVATLFANDVMSYITNVIGSIIPGVSVAMFVGALWKKATWQGGIAAVVGGTGFGIVFLLVPAVNDFILNTFKGPSIPATIISLVLVVVVSLATKNKILTHEERMKEIMDTRNPETL
- a CDS encoding helix-turn-helix transcriptional regulator, which produces MKSVMDDIDNLSRLVKMLASQFGPKTEVILHDHVYHDYNNSVVAIENGHITGRKIGDGGTNLGLEVIRKNTNKQTGDSYCYFTKTKDGKVLRSSTYYFRNDNNEVIGSLCINTDISDYLNIGKSVENITMYTPDKEINEVFASSVEDLTEHFIKEAKALLNKSVEDMSKEDKIEVLTFLDKKGFFLISKSGDIACDYLKISKYTLYKYLNEIRETDEDKSYSR